A window of Apodemus sylvaticus chromosome 9, mApoSyl1.1, whole genome shotgun sequence contains these coding sequences:
- the LOC127692790 gene encoding small cysteine and glycine repeat-containing protein 8-like — protein sequence MGCCGCGGCGGCGCGGCGCGGCGCGGCGCGGCGCGGCGCGGCGGCGCGGCGCGGCGCGCCGCGCCGCCKPVVVCCCRRCCSSCGCGSCGCGCGCGKGCCQQKCCCQQKCGCKKCCC from the coding sequence ATGGGTTGCTGTGGCTGTGGAGGTTgcggtggctgtggctgtggcggctgtggctgtggcggctgtggctgtggtggctgtggctgtggcggctgtggctgtggcggctgtggctgtggtggctgtggtggctgtggctgtggtggctgtggctgtggtggctgtggttgtggctgctgtggctgtggctgctgtggctgctgcaagCCTGTGGTTGTCTGCTGCTGTCGCCGCTGCTGCAGCTCCTgtggctgtggctcctgtggctGCGGCTGTGGCTGTGGGAAGGGCTGTTGCCAGCAGAAGTGCTGCTGCCAGCAGAAGTGTGGCTGCAAGAAGTGCTGCTGCTAG
- the Slc19a3 gene encoding thiamine transporter 2 isoform X2, translating to MDSSCRTPPSNSWVYPTVILCLFGFFSMFRPSESFLIPFLSEPSKNLTSAEMTNEILPVWTYSYLAMLLPVFVLTDYLRYKPVIMLHVVAFDISYLFLLFGQGVMLMQTAEFCFGVVSATEIAYFAYIYSVVSPEHYQKVSSYCRSITLVAYTAGSVLAQLLVSLMNLPYSTLFYISLACVSVAFFFSLFLPMPKKSMFFHTKSDREACPKPLEQSTVLKEAQNNRTHPELFANSENLGDGEMSNLDPENSALRHFVHWFQDLKECYSSKHLVYWSLWWAFATAGYNQILNYVQVLWEHKAPSQDSSIYNGAVEAIATFGGALASFSVSYMKVDWDLLGELGLAVFSAVIAGSLFLMNYTLNIWVCYAGYLLVKSSYSFLITIAVFQIAVNLSLERYALVFGIDTFIALVIQTIMTVIVADQRGLQLPVTTQFLVYGSYFTVIAGVFLMRSIYILYSAKCRKEAQNLATTQSPDEPHLQEPSDVSTKL from the exons ATGGACTCCAGCTGCAGAACTCCACCAAGCAACTCTTGGGTTTATCCCACTGTGATTCTCtgcttgtttgggtttttctCCATGTTCAGGCCTTCAGAATCATTCTTAATCCCATTTTTGTCTGAACCCAGTAAGAATCTCACCAGCGCAGAG ATGACAAATGAGATCCTTCCCGTTTGGACATACTCCTACCTGGCAATGCTGCTGCCCGTGTTTGTCCTCACTGACTACCTGCGCTATAAACCAGTCATCATGCTACACGTTGTGGCCTTTGACATTAGCTACCTGTTTCTCTTGTTTGGCCAAGGTGTGATGCTCATGCAGACAGCCGAGTTCTGTTTTGGGGTTGTCTCGGCCACGGAGATAGCCTACTTTGCTTATATATACAGCGTGGTCAGCCCAGAGCACTATCAGAAAGTGAGCAGCTATTGTCGGAGTATCACACTGGTGGCCTACACGGCAGGCTCGGTGCTAGCCCAGCTCCTGGTGTCCCTGATGAACCTGCCATACTCTACACTTTTTTATATATCCTTGGCCTGTGTCtctgtggctttctttttctcactttttCTACCAATGCCTAAGAAGAGCATGTTTTTCCATACAAAATCTGACAGAGAAGCTTGTCCAAAGCCACTAGAACAATCTACTGTCCTCAAGGAAGCCCAGAACAACAGAACTCACCCAGAATTGTTTGCCAATTCAGAGAATCTAGGAGACGGAGAGATGAGCAACCTGGATCCAGAAAATTCAGCTTTGAGACACTTTGTGCATTGGTTCCAGGATCTGAAGGAGTGCTACTCCTCAAAGCACCTTGTTTACTGGTCCCTGTGGTGGGCTTTTGCCACAGCAGGTTATAACCAGATCTTGAACTATGTTCAAGTCCTGTGGGAACACAAGGCACCCTCCCAGGACTCTTCCATCTATAATGGAGCAGTAGAGGCCATAGCAACATTTGGAG GAGCTTTGGCTTCGTTCTCAGTGAGCTATATGAAGGTTGACTGGGATCTTCTAGGAGAACTGGGACTGGCTGTCTTCTCGGCTGTCATCGCAGGATCTCTGTTTCTCATGAATTACACACTCAACATCTGGGTGTGCTATGCTGGCTACCTACTGGTCAAGTCTAGCTATTCCTTTCTTATAACCATTGCAGT CTTTCAGATTGCAGTTAACCTGAGCTTAGAACGTTATGCACTGGTGTTCGGCATAGACACCTTCATTGCCTTGGTGATTCAGACCATTATGACTGTGATTGTGGCAGATCAAAGAGGGCTCCAATTGCCAGTCACTACTCAG tttttagtTTATGGGAGTTACTTCACTGTCATTGCGGGGGTCTTCCTAATGAGAAGCATATACATTCTTTACTCAGCTAAGTGCCGAAAGGAAGCCCAGAACCTTGCTACCACCCAGAGCCCTGATGAGCCACACCTACAAGAGCCAAGTGATGTGTCAACAAAGTTGTAA
- the Slc19a3 gene encoding thiamine transporter 2 isoform X1, translating to MDSSCRTPPSNSWVYPTVILCLFGFFSMFRPSESFLIPFLSEPSKNLTSAEMTNEILPVWTYSYLAMLLPVFVLTDYLRYKPVIMLHVVAFDISYLFLLFGQGVMLMQTAEFCFGVVSATEIAYFAYIYSVVSPEHYQKVSSYCRSITLVAYTAGSVLAQLLVSLMNLPYSTLFYISLACVSVAFFFSLFLPMPKKSMFFHTKSDREACPKPLEQSTVLKEAQNNRTHPELFANSENLGDGEMSNLDPENSALRHFVHWFQDLKECYSSKHLVYWSLWWAFATAGYNQILNYVQVLWEHKAPSQDSSIYNGAVEAIATFGGALASFSVSYMKVDWDLLGELGLAVFSAVIAGSLFLMNYTLNIWVCYAGYLLVKSSYSFLITIAVFQIAVNLSLERYALVFGIDTFIALVIQTIMTVIVADQRGLQLPVTTQLSAERKPRTLLPPRALMSHTYKSQVMCQQSCNPITSTPVTKGQDFKMGRQKCFATHSISTDSKTATKL from the exons ATGGACTCCAGCTGCAGAACTCCACCAAGCAACTCTTGGGTTTATCCCACTGTGATTCTCtgcttgtttgggtttttctCCATGTTCAGGCCTTCAGAATCATTCTTAATCCCATTTTTGTCTGAACCCAGTAAGAATCTCACCAGCGCAGAG ATGACAAATGAGATCCTTCCCGTTTGGACATACTCCTACCTGGCAATGCTGCTGCCCGTGTTTGTCCTCACTGACTACCTGCGCTATAAACCAGTCATCATGCTACACGTTGTGGCCTTTGACATTAGCTACCTGTTTCTCTTGTTTGGCCAAGGTGTGATGCTCATGCAGACAGCCGAGTTCTGTTTTGGGGTTGTCTCGGCCACGGAGATAGCCTACTTTGCTTATATATACAGCGTGGTCAGCCCAGAGCACTATCAGAAAGTGAGCAGCTATTGTCGGAGTATCACACTGGTGGCCTACACGGCAGGCTCGGTGCTAGCCCAGCTCCTGGTGTCCCTGATGAACCTGCCATACTCTACACTTTTTTATATATCCTTGGCCTGTGTCtctgtggctttctttttctcactttttCTACCAATGCCTAAGAAGAGCATGTTTTTCCATACAAAATCTGACAGAGAAGCTTGTCCAAAGCCACTAGAACAATCTACTGTCCTCAAGGAAGCCCAGAACAACAGAACTCACCCAGAATTGTTTGCCAATTCAGAGAATCTAGGAGACGGAGAGATGAGCAACCTGGATCCAGAAAATTCAGCTTTGAGACACTTTGTGCATTGGTTCCAGGATCTGAAGGAGTGCTACTCCTCAAAGCACCTTGTTTACTGGTCCCTGTGGTGGGCTTTTGCCACAGCAGGTTATAACCAGATCTTGAACTATGTTCAAGTCCTGTGGGAACACAAGGCACCCTCCCAGGACTCTTCCATCTATAATGGAGCAGTAGAGGCCATAGCAACATTTGGAG GAGCTTTGGCTTCGTTCTCAGTGAGCTATATGAAGGTTGACTGGGATCTTCTAGGAGAACTGGGACTGGCTGTCTTCTCGGCTGTCATCGCAGGATCTCTGTTTCTCATGAATTACACACTCAACATCTGGGTGTGCTATGCTGGCTACCTACTGGTCAAGTCTAGCTATTCCTTTCTTATAACCATTGCAGT CTTTCAGATTGCAGTTAACCTGAGCTTAGAACGTTATGCACTGGTGTTCGGCATAGACACCTTCATTGCCTTGGTGATTCAGACCATTATGACTGTGATTGTGGCAGATCAAAGAGGGCTCCAATTGCCAGTCACTACTCAG CTAAGTGCCGAAAGGAAGCCCAGAACCTTGCTACCACCCAGAGCCCTGATGAGCCACACCTACAAGAGCCAAGTGATGTGTCAACAAAGTTGTAACCCAATTACATCGACTCCAGTCACAAAAGGGCAGGATTTCAAGATGGGCAGGCAGAAGTGTTTTGCCACACACTCAATCAGTACAGATTCCAAAACCGCAACCAAACTTTAG